A region of the Leptospira ellinghausenii genome:
CTATTGTTTGAATTTATAAGTCTTGAAACCATTCCTATTGAAAAAAGTTGAAATGTTTTCGAGAAAGAATGATGAAATAAGCTTAAAAAAAACAAAATCCTAAATGAATTACTTAAATTCATTAAATCGATATCACCAGAAAACTGAAACATCCCAGTTATAATCAAACATAACCATAAAAAATTAAGTGATTCGATCGAACTATAGGCTAAAGATATTTTTGGATCCTTGTGAAAGAAACTTGTGATTCCACCAAAAAATATACCTAAAGCAGCTAACGGAAATAATACTTGATAGATGATTGGATCCAACTGATTCGGTAGTACATAACGATAAAAGAGTAATAAAGGAAATATTTCTAAGACACCTGCAAAAGATCCGAGAGCATGAGATGGCCCTCCTTCATTAACCTTAGGCAACCAAATATGAAAACCAGAAAATCCGGATTTGATTAATAGTCCGATTAACAATAGTAAAATTCCAATATTATCACCATCAGGTAACATCACCCAAGCCGATAAAAATAAAGCTGCGATACCCGAAGCCAAAAGCAAAGAGCCTAAACTCTCGATTTGTTTTTTCCCATATTCTGTACCGGAATAAATCAGGATGGTCGAAAATGAGGTAATTTCAAGGGCTATGGGCATCATTAATGATTTACCAGATATATAACAAATACCCAAAGCAGACCAAAAAATAGCATACCCAACTGTTACCTTATTTTTTTCCTTGGGTTCATAAGATTGAACAAGCATAAACGAAGAAAAACCAATGTAGGCTTGGATAAAAAGTCCAACTAATATAGGAAAGTCGACTGATAAAATATCTTCATTACTTATGATCAAAATGAGAAGTGGTGATAATGCAGCAATCCCAACAACGAAAGATCTCAATATTGATATACGTTTATCTTCTAACATAAGTTGACCAAAATTCAAATCCTGGATAGAGAATCATTTGATTTTTAGGGGTTATTCTAAACTTATTTGGGACGAGCGAAAGTACCATTTTCCAAATTCTCTTGGAGTAAAAATACATGGGAACGCCAAAAATTGAGTAAAATTACCTCTTAGCCTATAAAGGTCATATCTGTTCCATATTCACAAACGAATTTTTTGATTTTTTCACTGACGGAAAAAAAACAGAGAAATCCGAAGACGATTTTAGAATCATAACAAAATGGACACTCCTCTACTTTGAAAACCCAAAAATGGATCAAAAAACAAAATACCACTCTTCGTTTCCGATCCAAATGACGTTTTTATCTGTCCTATATTAGGGAAATGAATCTAGATTAAACGATGAAATTGGCTAATCAAAAATGAATTATGCAGTTGATGTAATAAATCTGAAAAAAAGCTACAAGCAAGGTTCTCTCATGATTCCCGTGTTACAGAACATCAACCTACAAATTCCTGCAAAACAATTCGTTACACTCATGGGACCTTCTGGGAGTGGAAAATCCACTCTTTTGAATATCCTTTCAGCCATCGAAACGGCTGATGAGGGAAGTGTTCGAATTTTTGGCCAAGAAATGGTAGGTGCAACGGAAAGTAAGCTAACGGAATACAGGAGAGACAAAATCGGAATAGTTTTCCAGTTTTTTCATTTATTTCCCTACCTCACTGCTGTGGAAAATGTTTCAATCCCACTCCTTCTAGCAGGAAAGAGTAAACAATACGCTGAGAAAAAATCAAAGGAAATTCTGGATATCGTAGGTTTAAACCATCGGTGGAATTTTACACCTAAAGAAATGTCAGGAGGTGAAAAACAAAGAGTATCGATTGCTAGATCCATTGTTCATGAACCAAAGATCATTTTTGGAGATGAGCCTACAGGAAACCTAGATTCAAAATCCTCCGAACAAGTATTAGAATTATTCCAAAAGTGTGTCTCTGATTTAGGCATCACAGTTTTCATAGTAACTCACAATGAAGAAATAGGAAAATCAGGAAACTCAAACTATCATATGTTAGATGGATCTTTGATCAAAAAATGATTCATTTATATTTGAATTTCATTTTTGGCTATTTAAAAAATAATCTAAGCAAAGTATTTTTTAATTTAGTCAGTATCACACTTGGTATCGCATTATTCGTCAGCACTCAGATTAATGGTTGGAAAGCTGAAAAAAGTTTAGTAGACCAAACAATAGGTTTCAATTCTCAAAATTTGA
Encoded here:
- a CDS encoding proton-conducting transporter transmembrane domain-containing protein; this encodes MRSFVVGIAALSPLLILIISNEDILSVDFPILVGLFIQAYIGFSSFMLVQSYEPKEKNKVTVGYAIFWSALGICYISGKSLMMPIALEITSFSTILIYSGTEYGKKQIESLGSLLLASGIAALFLSAWVMLPDGDNIGILLLLIGLLIKSGFSGFHIWLPKVNEGGPSHALGSFAGVLEIFPLLLFYRYVLPNQLDPIIYQVLFPLAALGIFFGGITSFFHKDPKISLAYSSIESLNFLWLCLIITGMFQFSGDIDLMNLSNSFRILFFLSLFHHSFSKTFQLFSIGMVSRLINSNNSDELKGIGRLLGISPLLLGAGTFSYAVLPGTIGFVSEATYFYLNVRILDLPIGRSVFLLPSMIFIFFGIVLGGFTHIKLYLTMFLSIPRNNMNLIPFGDMQKRWLYISLLSLAFMIYLFPLVLPFFIELPMLKPFADQQLIDWFWNISFVSMVTILVIIVFYLYDRWNRKKIAELKRKTWDCGGGYSGHELSVPSTVFSRPLNNSLGRYFVNKMGDSIVDNLIIKSLTFIFNFGTKLVSSTNEPKEEDISKYLAISSMFLIFIFSLLIFGDFKG
- a CDS encoding ABC transporter ATP-binding protein, with the protein product MIPVLQNINLQIPAKQFVTLMGPSGSGKSTLLNILSAIETADEGSVRIFGQEMVGATESKLTEYRRDKIGIVFQFFHLFPYLTAVENVSIPLLLAGKSKQYAEKKSKEILDIVGLNHRWNFTPKEMSGGEKQRVSIARSIVHEPKIIFGDEPTGNLDSKSSEQVLELFQKCVSDLGITVFIVTHNEEIGKSGNSNYHMLDGSLIKK